Proteins from a single region of Hordeum vulgare subsp. vulgare chromosome 6H, MorexV3_pseudomolecules_assembly, whole genome shotgun sequence:
- the LOC123402156 gene encoding uncharacterized protein LOC123402156 — translation MVDEYHHRMGAAAADFRRDLEDLVCDHLGGCYSPPPSSSSSLCSAAGGGGGGGAEGGGGVGVGGHGEEEAESSRRRRRESRLLSRWVARQAEEVLSSMEREVERRNRESELLALTRLHPVSTLDPSAFLLSSPTAPPPPRPQAPSPAAPSSLLQMWRELEHRRADAGQPFDREPSPDTPDRHRERVRQIARRLTTSTDSPTAAAATATGEWLGETERQRVRLVREWVQMASQPRDPRAASRREEPTAAERERRGEPPRLRGRQARTDVITRMSRERQRELQGLSGYHIVSQFPQRSRSRIQGLLRVRFLRNAVLPVEEERQPSVAARELGQLRQSHRVSTLRSESAVSSQDVSPSDAPVAENVPLLDNDETEQGADFGHLTVSEDVAQTTPENVGLQEDNVDVAEAESPATTSVDIVDMQVSQVDNGLQDETERETIFWQPSLDVRLDRWPNETADNSDRNWEDNAEELHSEIVEDDERENENLQDEHDVWHDDESHGTEENWQDDFQDAALDTGPIPRIENSFNLRDEANLHNMELRELLSRRSVSNLLSNGFGDSLEQLIRSYVQRRGHAPLNWNLDTAMPTANAPNGNQELVRNAENRQFQGPVNRPALVIPPPPLPPRQPLWHRDLRHNTWSSRHRVHQELDAINDLKADMNRLQQGMSSMQRMLEACMDMQLELQRSVRQEVSAALSRFPGPEGMFLDLHDDGTRWDQVRKGTCCVCCDTQIDSLLYRCGHMCTCSKCANELVRSGGKCPLCRAPIVEVVRAYAVL, via the exons atggTGGACGAGTACCACCACCGGATGGGCGCCGCGGCGGCCGACTTCCGGCGGGACCTGGAGGACCTCGTCTGCGACCACCTCGGCGGCTGctactcgccgccgccgtcctcgtcctcctcgctctgctccgcggcgggcggcggcggcgggggaggcgCGGAGGGCGGGGGAGGGGTCGGCGTTGGCGGgcacggggaggaggaggccgagtcgtcgcggcggcggcggcgcgagtcgCGGCTGCTCAGCCGCTGGGTCGCGCGGCAGGCGGAGGAGGTGCTGTCGTCCATGGAGCGCGAGGTGGAGCGGCGGAACCGCGAGTCGGAGCTCCTCGCGCTCACCCGGCTCCACCCGGTCTCCACCCTCGACCCCTCGGCGTTCCTCCTCTCCTCGCCCACCgcgcccccgccgccgcgcccGCAGGCGCCCTcgcccgccgcgccctcctcgctGCTCCAGATGTGGCGGGAGCTCGAGCACCGCCGCGCCGACGCCGGCCAGCCCTTCGACCGCGAGCCGTCCCCGGACACGCCCGACCGCCACCGCGAGCGCGTGCGCCAGATCGCCCGCCGCCTCACCACGTCCACGGACAGCCCCACGGCCGCGGCAGCCACCGCCACGGGGGAGTGGCTCGGCGAGACGGAGAGGCAGAGGGTCAGGCTCGTCAGGGAGTGGGTGCAGATGGCCAGCCAACCGCGTGACCCCCGCGCGGCCTCGCGCAGGGAGGAGCCGACCGCCGCGGAGAGGGAGAGGCGAGGAGAGCCGCCCCGGCTCCGCGGCCGGCAGGCGCGCACCGATGTCATCACTCGGATGTCCCGGGAGCGTCAGCGCGAGCTGCAGGGGCTATCAGGGTACCACATTGTGTCACAGTTCCCCCAGCGCAGCCGCAGCCGCATTCAG GGGTTGCTTAGGGTAAGGTTCTTGAGGAACGCGGTGCTTCCGGTTGAAGAGGAGCGACAACCATCTGTGGCGGCGAGGGAGCTCGGGCAGTTGAGGCAGAGCCATCGAGTGTCCACCTTAAG ATCAGAGAGTGCTGTAAGTAGTCAAGATGTCAGCCCGTCTGATGCTCCTGTCGCTGAAAATGTTCCATTACTTGATAATGATGAAACTGAACAGGGGGCTGATTTTGGGCACCTTACTGTTAGTGAGGACGTGGCCCAAACTACGCCCGAGAATGTGGGTTTACAGGAGGATAACGTAGATGTTGCTGAGGCGGAGTCACCGGCTACAACATCGGTTGACATAGTTGATATGCAAGTGTCTCAAGTTGATAATGGGCTGCAAGATGAGACAGAACGCGAGACAATATTTTGGCAGCCATCTTTGGATGTCAGGCTTGATAGGTGGCCCAATGAAACTGCAGACAATTCTGACAGAAATTGGGAAGATAATGCAGAGGAGTTGCACAGCGAAATCGTGGAGGATGATGAAAGGGAGAATGAAAATCTCCAAGACGAGCATGATGTGTGGCACGATGACGAATCTCATGGCACCGAGGAGAACTGGCAAGATGACTTCCAAGATGCTGCACTTGACACAGGACCCATTCCTAGAATTGAAAACAGCTTCAACCTACGTGATGAAGCTAATTTGCACAACATGGAACTGAGGGAATTACTTAGCAG GCGAAGTGTATCCAAtcttcttagtaatggttttggTGACAGTTTGGAGCAATTAATAAGGTCATATGTTCAACGACGTGGTCATGCCCCACTCAACTGGAATCTTGATACAGCCATGCCCACTGCGAATGCACCAAACGGAAACCAGGAACTAGTAAGAAATGCTGAAAATCGGCAATTCCAAGGTCCTGTCAACAGACCTGCCCTTGTTATCCCTCCACCACCTTTGCCACCGCGGCAGCCACTGTGGCACAGAGATTTGCGCCATAACACCTGGAGCAGTAGACACAGGGTACATCAG GAATTGGACGCCATTAATGATTTGAAAGCTGACATGAATAGACTTCAACAAGGGATGAGCAGCATGCAAAGGATGCTGGAAGCGTGCATGGACATGCAACTGGAGTTGCAACGTTCGGTGAGACAAGAAGTGTCTGCAGCCTTGAGTAGATTCCCGGGACCTGAAG GCATGTTTCTGGATCTACACGATGACGGAACAAGATGGGACCAGGTGAGGAAAGGAACCTGCTGTGTATGCTGCGACACACAAATCGATTCTCTACTCTACAG ATGTGGGCACATGTGCACGTGCTCGAAATGTGCGAACGAGCTGGTGCGCAGCGGCGGCAAGTGCCCGCTGTGCCGGGCGCCGATTGTGGAGGTGGTCCGGGCATACGCGGTGCTGTAA